A genome region from Flavobacterium sp. CFS9 includes the following:
- a CDS encoding group III truncated hemoglobin: MRKQIENRADVKFLVHQFYAKIRADNEIGFYFNTMIKDWDAHLEKLTDFWESNLFAVRKYNGNPLTVHNEVDSHFEGRITSNEFGIWLNYWFQTLEEHFEGENAETLKRRARKMGTFLFLSMFENRKKIAETSGE, from the coding sequence ATGAGAAAACAAATAGAAAACCGGGCAGATGTCAAATTTTTAGTACATCAGTTTTATGCTAAAATAAGAGCCGATAATGAAATCGGCTTTTATTTCAATACTATGATTAAAGATTGGGATGCGCATTTAGAGAAACTTACTGATTTTTGGGAAAGCAACTTATTTGCCGTAAGAAAATACAATGGCAATCCCCTTACTGTACACAATGAAGTCGATTCGCATTTTGAAGGAAGAATCACTTCAAATGAATTCGGAATCTGGCTCAACTATTGGTTTCAGACTTTAGAAGAACATTTTGAAGGCGAAAATGCCGAAACGCTAAAACGACGCGCCCGCAAAATGGGAACTTTTTTGTTTCTGAGTATGTTTGAAAATCGAAAGAAAATAGCGGAAACCAGTGGTGAATAA
- a CDS encoding 4'-phosphopantetheinyl transferase superfamily protein → MPLFQTIQFNETTKILVWHITESFEELVSNVVLKEKTQLRLDGMKSVMHQRAFLSVRMLIQEMGFTDQDLHYDEFGKPYFNCENHISITHSHDFAAIIISDKTVGIDMELQREKILRIADKFVDTENTYLNTENTPDYIRELTVIWGAKEAIFKIRNEKGISFKDHISVNAFLLDKNQTEASLHFNDLAIDFDVYYKEIKSNTSGQNFTLVYAFDK, encoded by the coding sequence ATGCCTTTATTTCAAACCATACAATTCAACGAAACGACTAAAATCTTAGTTTGGCACATAACAGAATCATTTGAGGAGTTAGTGAGCAATGTAGTTTTAAAAGAGAAAACACAGTTGAGGTTGGACGGGATGAAATCTGTAATGCATCAGCGCGCCTTTTTGAGCGTCCGTATGCTCATTCAGGAAATGGGTTTTACCGATCAGGATTTGCACTATGATGAATTTGGGAAACCCTATTTCAATTGCGAAAATCATATCTCGATTACACATTCCCATGATTTTGCAGCGATTATCATTAGTGATAAAACAGTAGGAATAGACATGGAACTGCAACGCGAAAAAATTCTTCGAATCGCAGACAAATTTGTAGATACCGAAAACACTTATTTAAATACCGAAAACACTCCCGATTATATCAGGGAGCTGACAGTGATTTGGGGAGCGAAAGAAGCTATTTTTAAAATTAGAAACGAAAAAGGAATCAGTTTTAAAGATCATATTAGCGTAAACGCTTTTTTGTTAGATAAAAATCAAACCGAAGCCAGTCTTCATTTTAATGATCTCGCAATAGATTTTGACGTGTATTACAAAGAAATTAAATCGAATACTTCAGGGCAGAACTTTACCTTGGTGTATGCTTTTGATAAGTAG
- the ahcY gene encoding adenosylhomocysteinase, producing the protein MSTTTTPFVAFKVKDISLAAWGRKEIELAEAEMPGLMALRAEYKDEQPLKGARIAGCLHMTIQTAVLIETLIALGAEVTWSSCNIFSTQDQAAAAIAAAGIQVYAWKGLDEQSFDWCIEQTLFFGEDRKPLNMILDDGGDLTNMVIDRYPELVPGIKGLSEETTTGVHRLYERVKAGTLPMPAININDSVTKSKFDNKYGCKESAVDAVRRATDLMLAGKRVVVCGYGDVGKGTAASFRGAGSIVTVTEIDPICALQAAMDGYEVKKLNTVIANADIIITTTGNKDIVLGEHFEQMKDKTVVCNIGHFDNEIDMAWLNKNHGASKIEIKPQVDKYTIAGKDIIILAEGRLVNLGCATGHPSFVMSNSFTNQTLAQIELWNNSAAYNNDVYMLPKHLDEKVAALHLAKLGVELEVLREDQAAYIGVEVKGPFKPEYYRY; encoded by the coding sequence ATGAGTACTACAACTACGCCTTTTGTGGCTTTCAAAGTAAAAGACATCTCTCTAGCGGCTTGGGGAAGAAAAGAAATTGAATTGGCTGAAGCTGAAATGCCAGGTTTAATGGCGCTTCGTGCTGAATATAAAGACGAACAGCCTTTGAAAGGTGCTCGTATTGCCGGATGTTTGCACATGACGATTCAAACTGCTGTTTTGATCGAAACTTTAATTGCTCTTGGTGCTGAAGTTACCTGGTCTTCTTGTAACATTTTCTCAACTCAAGATCAGGCTGCTGCTGCTATTGCTGCTGCAGGAATTCAGGTTTATGCATGGAAAGGTCTTGATGAGCAATCATTTGACTGGTGTATTGAGCAAACTTTATTCTTTGGTGAAGACAGAAAACCATTGAACATGATTCTTGATGACGGTGGAGATTTAACAAACATGGTTATTGACCGTTACCCGGAATTAGTTCCTGGAATTAAAGGTTTATCTGAAGAAACTACTACTGGTGTTCACAGACTTTACGAAAGAGTAAAAGCCGGAACTTTACCAATGCCTGCAATTAACATTAACGACTCTGTTACTAAATCTAAATTTGACAACAAATACGGTTGTAAAGAATCTGCTGTTGATGCTGTTCGTCGTGCAACTGACTTAATGTTAGCTGGAAAAAGAGTTGTAGTTTGCGGATATGGTGACGTAGGTAAAGGAACTGCTGCTTCTTTCAGAGGTGCAGGATCTATTGTAACAGTTACTGAAATTGATCCAATTTGTGCTTTACAAGCTGCAATGGACGGTTATGAAGTTAAAAAATTAAACACTGTAATTGCTAATGCTGATATCATCATTACGACTACAGGAAATAAAGATATCGTTCTTGGAGAGCACTTCGAGCAAATGAAAGACAAAACTGTTGTTTGTAACATCGGACACTTCGATAACGAAATCGATATGGCTTGGTTGAACAAGAACCACGGTGCTTCTAAAATCGAAATCAAACCACAAGTTGACAAATATACTATCGCCGGAAAAGACATCATCATTTTGGCTGAAGGTCGTTTAGTAAACTTAGGTTGTGCTACAGGTCACCCAAGTTTTGTAATGAGTAACTCATTTACAAACCAGACTTTGGCTCAAATCGAATTATGGAACAACAGTGCTGCTTACAACAATGACGTTTATATGTTACCAAAACATTTAGATGAAAAAGTAGCTGCTTTACACTTAGCTAAATTAGGAGTTGAACTTGAAGTTCTTCGCGAAGATCAGGCTGCTTATATTGGTGTTGAAGTTAAAGGTCCATTCAAACCGGAATACTACAGATATTAA